GGCCGGCAAGACCGACCGATTGGTCCGCAGCCTCGAACAGGAGATGCTGGCCGCCTCGGATCAGCTCGACTTCGAGCGGGCGGCGCGGTTGCGCGACGACGTGTCGGCGCTGAAACGGGCCCTGGAGAAGCAGGCCGTGGTGCTCGGCGACGGCACTGACGCCGACGTGGTGGCGTTCGCCGACGACGAGTTGGAGGCGGCGGTCCAGGTGTTCCACGTGCGTGGCGGGCGGGTGCGGGGCCAGCGCGGCTGGATCGTCGAAAAGCCCGGCGACCCCGGTGATTCGGAGAACTCCCTGGGCCGACTCGTCGAGCAGTTCGTCACCCAGTTCTACGGCGATCAGGCCGAACTGGAGGGTTCCGCCGACGAGCCGACCAATCCGGTGCCCCGCGAGGTGCTGGTGCCCTGTCTGCCGGCCAACGCCGACGAGTTGGTCAGCTGGCTGTCGGGCCTGCGGGGTTCGCGGGTGTCACTGCGGGTGCCGTTGCGCGGCGACAAACGCGCGCTGGCCGAGACCGTGGAGCGAAACGCCAAAGACGCACTGCAGCAACACAAGTTGAAGCGTGCCGGGGATTTCACCGCCAGATCCGCTGCGCTGCAGAACATTCAGGAGGCATTGGGTCTCGCCGATGCGCCGCTGCGCATCGAATGCGTGGACATCAGCCATGTGCAGGGTACCGACGTGGTCGGGTCCCTGGTGGTGTTCGAGGACGGACTGCCGCGTAAATCGGACTATCGGCACTTCACCATCCGGGAAGCCGCCGGCGAAGGCCGCTCCGACGACGTGGCCTCGATCGCCGAGGTGACCCGCCGCCGGTTCCGCCGTCACCTGGACCCGGAAGTGCTTGCCCCGGAAGGCAAATCACGTAAATTCGCCTACCCTCCGAACCTGTATGTGGTGGACGGTGGGGCTGCGCAGGTCAATGCCGCGGCAGCGGTGCTCGCCGAGCTCGGTATCACCGACGTCGCGACCATCGGCCTGGCCAAGCGCCTGGAGGAGGTGTGGGTGCCCTCCGAGCCGGACCCGATCATCTTGCCGCGTCAAAGCGAAGGCCTGTATCTGCTGCAGCGGATCCGTGACGAAGCGCACCGGTTCGCCATCACCTACCATCGCAGCAAACGGTCCAAGCGGATGACCGCGTCGGTGCTGGACGCGGTGCCCGGCCTCGGCGAACATCGGCGCAAGGTGCTGATCTCGCATTTCGGCTCGGTGGCGCGGTTGAAAAGGGCTACCGTCGAGGAGCTCACCTCGATCCCGGGAATCGGCGCGGCGACCGCGGCGGCCGTACTCGAGGCGTTGGGGGCCGACGGCGCGACGGGCGCCGCTGAACAGCAACGGATGTCGGGATGACCAGGGAAGCACCGAAGGGCGTGCGGGAGCGCGACGTCGCCGGCCCCGGCGACGGCGCCGGCATCGACGTGGTGTTGGTCACCGGGCTGTCCGGCGCGGGCCGCGGCACCGCCGCCAAGGTGCTCGAGGACCTGGGCTGGTACGTCGCCGACAACCTGCCGCCGGACCTGATCACCCGGATGGTGGACCTGGGGCTGGACGCGGGCTCGCGGATCACCCAATTGGCGGTGGTGATGGACGTGCGCTCGGCCGGTTTCACCGGAGACCTCGACTCGGTCCGCAACGAGCTGGCCACGCGGGGAATCAACCCGCGGGTGCTGTTCATGGAGGCCGGCGACGACGTGCTGATCCGCCGCTACGAACACAACCGCCGCAGCCATCCGTTGCAGGGTCAACAGACGCTCACCGAGGGGATCGCCGCCGAGCGGGTCATGCTGGCGCCGGTCCGCGCGGTGGCCGACCTGGTCATCGACACCTCGGTGCTCAGTGTGCGCGAGCTGCGGGAGAGCATCGAGGAGATGTTCGGCGGGGACGCCGTCACCGCTCCCACGTCGATCACCGTCGAGTCCTTCGGCTTCAAGTACGGCCTGCCGATGGACGCCGACATGGTGATGGACGTGCGGTTCCTGCCCAACCCGCACTGGGTCGACGACCTGCGCCCGCACACCGGACAGCATCCGGCGGTGCGCGACTACGTGCTGAGCCAGGCGGGTGCCGACGAGTTCCTCGAGGCCTACCATCGGCTGCTGTCTCTGGTGGTGGGCGGCTATCGACGAGAGGGAAAGCGATACATGACCGTGGCCATCGGGTGTACCGGCGGCAAACACCGCAGTGTCGCCATCGCCGAGGCGCTGGCGAGGCTGTTGGACACCGAGGACGACCGGCACGAGCTGTCGGTGCGGGTGCTGCACCGGGATCTGGGCCGCGAATGAGCTGCGCCGGCGACGATGCAGTGGGGGCGCCCCCAGCCGCGCAGCGGCGAGGGGGACGGAGCTTGCGGAGCGATGAGGAGGAGCGGCGCCAATGAGCGTGGAACCCGCCCATGGCGACCCGAGCATCGTGGCACTCGGCGGCGGGCACGGCCTGTACGCGACACTGTCGGCCGCCCGCCGGTTGACGCCGCACGTCACCGCCGTGGTCACCGTCGCCGACGATGGCGGATCCTCGGGCCGGTTGCGCAGCGAGCTGGACGTGGTGCCGCCGGGGGACCTGCGGATGGCGTTGGCGGCGCTGGCCTCCGACAGCCCGGCCGGGCGGCTGTGGGCGACCATCCTGCAGCACCGGTTCGGCGGCACCGGCGCGCTGGCCGGCCACCCGATCGGCAACCTGTTGCTGGCGGGCCTCAGCGAGGTGCTGGCCGACCCGGTGGCCGCACTCGACGAGCTCGGCCGGATGCTCGGCGTCAAAGGGCGGGTGCTGCCGATGTGTCCGATCGCCCTGCAGATCGAAGCCGACGTGTCCGGACTCGACGCCGATCCGCGGCTGTTCGGGGTGATCCGGGGCCAGGTGGCCATCGCGACCACACCGGGCAAGGTGCGCCGGGTGCGGTTGCTGCCGGGCAATCCGCCGGCGACGCGGCAGGCCGTCGACGCCATCATGTCCGCGGACCTGGTGGTACTCGGGCCGGGCTCGTGGTTCACCAGCGTGATCCCGCACCTGCTGGTGCCCGGGCTGGCGTCGGCGCTACAGACCACCACGGCCCGGCGCGCCCTGGTGCTCAACCTGGTCGCCGAACCAGGCGAGACCGCGGGATTCTCGGTGGAGCGGCACCTGCACGTATTGGCCCAGCACGCCCCCGGTTTCACCGTCGACCACATCATCATCGACGCCGGACGGGTGCCCAGCGAGCGCGAACGCGAGCAGTTGCGTCGCGCCGCGACCTTGTTCGCCGCGGAGGTTCGGTTCGTCGACGTGGCACGACCTGGTACACCTTTACATGACCCAGGAAAGTTGGCGGCAGCGCTGGACGGGGTTCGGAAGGCCGGCGCACCGTCGCCGGCGATCTCGAATCCGGTCGCGGCGCCGGCCGAGGGCGGGGGCCGGCAATCCGGCGTGAGTGGACCGAGCGCGCTCGGGCCTGGAGGTGACAAGTCGTGGCGATGACGGCCGAAGTCAAGGACGAACTGAGCCGT
This is a stretch of genomic DNA from Mycolicibacter terrae. It encodes these proteins:
- the uvrC gene encoding excinuclease ABC subunit UvrC, encoding MPDPATYRPAPGSIPVEPGVYRFVDPHGRVIYVGKAKSLRSRLTSYFADIAGLHPRTRQMVTTAAGVEWTVVNTEVEALQLEYNWIKEFDPRFNVRYRDDKTYPVLAVTLSEEYPRLMVYRGPRRKGVRYFGPYSHAWAIRETLDLLLRVFPARTCSAGVFKRHQQIGRPCLLGYIGKCAAPCIGRVSAEEHRRIVDDFCDFLAGKTDRLVRSLEQEMLAASDQLDFERAARLRDDVSALKRALEKQAVVLGDGTDADVVAFADDELEAAVQVFHVRGGRVRGQRGWIVEKPGDPGDSENSLGRLVEQFVTQFYGDQAELEGSADEPTNPVPREVLVPCLPANADELVSWLSGLRGSRVSLRVPLRGDKRALAETVERNAKDALQQHKLKRAGDFTARSAALQNIQEALGLADAPLRIECVDISHVQGTDVVGSLVVFEDGLPRKSDYRHFTIREAAGEGRSDDVASIAEVTRRRFRRHLDPEVLAPEGKSRKFAYPPNLYVVDGGAAQVNAAAAVLAELGITDVATIGLAKRLEEVWVPSEPDPIILPRQSEGLYLLQRIRDEAHRFAITYHRSKRSKRMTASVLDAVPGLGEHRRKVLISHFGSVARLKRATVEELTSIPGIGAATAAAVLEALGADGATGAAEQQRMSG
- the rapZ gene encoding RNase adapter RapZ, with product MTREAPKGVRERDVAGPGDGAGIDVVLVTGLSGAGRGTAAKVLEDLGWYVADNLPPDLITRMVDLGLDAGSRITQLAVVMDVRSAGFTGDLDSVRNELATRGINPRVLFMEAGDDVLIRRYEHNRRSHPLQGQQTLTEGIAAERVMLAPVRAVADLVIDTSVLSVRELRESIEEMFGGDAVTAPTSITVESFGFKYGLPMDADMVMDVRFLPNPHWVDDLRPHTGQHPAVRDYVLSQAGADEFLEAYHRLLSLVVGGYRREGKRYMTVAIGCTGGKHRSVAIAEALARLLDTEDDRHELSVRVLHRDLGRE
- a CDS encoding YvcK family protein, yielding MSVEPAHGDPSIVALGGGHGLYATLSAARRLTPHVTAVVTVADDGGSSGRLRSELDVVPPGDLRMALAALASDSPAGRLWATILQHRFGGTGALAGHPIGNLLLAGLSEVLADPVAALDELGRMLGVKGRVLPMCPIALQIEADVSGLDADPRLFGVIRGQVAIATTPGKVRRVRLLPGNPPATRQAVDAIMSADLVVLGPGSWFTSVIPHLLVPGLASALQTTTARRALVLNLVAEPGETAGFSVERHLHVLAQHAPGFTVDHIIIDAGRVPSEREREQLRRAATLFAAEVRFVDVARPGTPLHDPGKLAAALDGVRKAGAPSPAISNPVAAPAEGGGRQSGVSGPSALGPGGDKSWR